In Humulus lupulus chromosome 6, drHumLupu1.1, whole genome shotgun sequence, a single genomic region encodes these proteins:
- the LOC133785761 gene encoding uncharacterized protein LOC133785761: MNIGMNQSMGQPMGTQIRQMKSISCMYCGEGHTFENCPSNLADVCYIGNQNRNGPYSNSYNPSWRKHPNFSWSNQGAGPSNSFMPPRPNFPPSYPLQASQQRPQQQAMQSSSLENMLKEYIVKNEAMIQSQAASLRNLENQVGKLANELRNRPHGTLPSDTENPRNGSKEHCTAITLRSGKELENFKTNSGHEGEPSSIQINEEIQKDYEIPSVQKCASAHNAATPDSSISKQPPPFPQRFQKKKLDSQFKNFLDMLKQLHINIPLVEALEQTPNYVKFMKDVLTRKRRLGEFEIVALTKECSSFMQDKLPSKLKDPGSFTIPCTIGDTYCRMALCDLGASINLMPMSIFKQLGIG; encoded by the coding sequence ATGAATATTGGGATGAATCAATCAATGGGGCAGCCTATGGGGACACAAATAAGGCAAATGAAGAGCATTTCTTGTATGTATTGTGGTGAGGGTCATACTTTTGAGAATTGCCCTTCCAATCTAGCAGATGTGTGTTACATAGGGAATCAAAATAGGAATGGCCCTTATTCCAATTCCTACAACCCATCATGGAGGAAACATCCCAACTTCTCATGGAGTAACCAAGGGGCTGGCCCTAGCAATTCTTTTATGCCTCCAAGACCAAATTTCCCACCGAGTTATCCCCTACAAGCATCACAACAAAGGCCACAACAACAAGCAATGCAATCTAGCTCTCTTGAGAACATGTTGAAGGAGTATATAGTGAAGAATGAAGCCATGATCCAAAGCCAAGCAGCATCATTGAGAAACTTAGAAAACCAAGTTGGGAAACTAGCTAATGAGCTTAGAAATAGACCCCATGGTACGTTACCAAGTGACACCGAGAATCCAAGAAATGGGAGCAAAGAACATTGTACAGCCATCACTTTGAGAAGTGGGAAGGAGTTGGAGAATTTCAAGACAAATTCTGGGCATGAGggtgagccctcttcaatccaaataaatgaggaaATTCAAAAAGATTATGAAATTCCTAGTGTACAAAAATGTGCCTCTGCCCATAATGCCGCAACACCAGACAGCTCAATTTCAAAGCAGCCACCTCCATTTCCCCAACGTTTTCAGAAGAAAAAGTTGGATTCTCAATTCAAGAACTTTCTAGATATGTTGAAGCAATTGCATATCAACATCCCACTTGTAGAGGCACTTGAGCAAACACCtaactatgtgaaattcatgaaagatGTTCTTACAAGGAAGAGAAGGTTAGGAGAGTTTGAAATCGTGGCTCTAACCAAAGAGTGTAGTTCATTTATGCAAGACAAGTTGCCATCGAAGTTGAAGGATCCAGGGAGTTTTACTATTCCCTGTACTATTGGAGATACTTATTGTAGGATGGCTTTATGCGATCTGGGTGCAAGCATTAACTTGATGCCAATGTCTATTTTCAAGCAATTAGGGATTGGATAA